DNA from Gephyromycinifex aptenodytis:
TTCGATCATCGCGATCCACGTCGAGGTCGGGCAGGAGGTCACTGCCGGGCAGATCCTGCTCTCGATGGAGGCCATGAAGATGGAGCACGCCGTTCGCGCCGGCGCCGATGGCGTCGTCACGGAACTGCCCGTCGCCGTCGGCGACCAGGTCGATTCGGGCCGCGTCCTGGCCGTCGTGCACTCCCCCGAATGACCCCGGCGCCAGGCCGGCTCCGACGGCGCTACTCCTGGCCATCTCAGCACCGCGCGACCCCACAGACCCTCACGAAGGCAGGACAATCATGACCACGGATGCAATCCTCCACGTCACCGACACCGAGGAGCACGCGGCGCTGAAATCTGCGGTGCGCTCACTCGGCTCCAGCTACGGCCTGAAATACATGATCGAGAAGGCCGACGCGGGCGAATACCCGACCGAGCTGTGGCGCGAGGCCGGGCGGATGGGCTTCATCGGCGTGAACCTACCGGAGCAGTACGGCGGCGGGGGCGCGGGCATCAGCGAGCTGGCCATCGTCGAAGAAGAACTGTCGGCCTGCGGCACCGGGATGCTCATGCTCGTGGTCTCTCCGGCCATCGTCGGCACGATCATCGCGGCCTTCGGAAGCCAGGAACAGAAGGAGACCTGGCTGCCCGGTATCGCCTCGGGTGAGTTCGTCGCCTCCTTTGCCATCACCGAGGCCGACGCGGGCACGAACAGCCACAACATTGCCAGCACCGCCCGCCGGGTCGGCGGCCAGTGGATACTCAAGGGCAACAAGACCTACATCTCCGGGGTCGACCAGTCCGACGCAGTGCTGTACGTCGCCAATGTCGTCAACGATGACGGCTCGCGCGGCAAACCGGCACTGTTCATGGTGCCGACCGACGCACAGGGCTTCACCGCCAACCGGATCCCGATGGAGGTCAAGCTCGCCGAGTGGCAGTACCAACTGTTCCTCGACGACGTGGCACTGCCCGATTCGGCTCTCATCGGCTCTGCGGAGTCCGGTCTCCCGCAGCTGTTCATGGGCTTGAACCCGGAGCGGATCATGGCCGCAGCGATGGCCACCGGGCAGGCGCGGTTCAGCCTCGACCGGGCCGTTGACTACGCCAAAGAACGCTCCGTGTGGGGCACCCCCATCGGCGCTCACCAGGGCATCTCGCACCCGCTGGCCCAGTGCCGCATCGAGCTGGAGCTCGCCCGACTGATGTGGCAGAAAGCAGCGGCGCTCTTCGACGCAGGCCTTCACCGGGAAGCCGCGGACTGCGCCAACATGGGCAAGTACGCAGCCGGTGAGATCTCGGCGAAGGCTCTGGATCAGGCGGTGCAGACCCTGGGCGGCAACGGGCTGTCCACCGAGTACGGCCTGGCCCGGATGTACGCCGCCTCCCGCCTGCCCCGCATCGCCCCGATCAGCCGGGAAATGCTCCTGAACTACGTGGGCACAACCATCATGGGCCTGCCCCGAAGCTACTGAAGGGGATCACCATGCCGATCAGATACGACCAATCCAACGGCGTCGCCCGCATCACCCTCGATGAGCCGGGCAGACGCAACGCCCTGTCGGGCCAGCTCATCGCCGAGGTCACCGACCACCTACAGAAGGCCGACTCGCAGGAGTCGGTACGCTCCATCGTTCTGGATCACGAGGGCAACACCTTCTGCTCGGGTGCGGACCTGACGTCGGCCTCCGAGGGCGGGATCGAGGTTGCCGCCACCCGCTTCCTGGGACTGCTGCGGCTCATCGTCGCCACGCCGAAACCGGTGATCGCTGTCGTGGACGGCCACGTCCGCGCCGGAGGGATGGGCCTGTTGTCCGCCTGCGATGTCGCCTTCGCCTCGCCGGGATCGACGTTCGGCGCACCGGAGCCGCGCATCGGCGTCGCACCTGCGCTCATCGCTCTGACGATGCTGCCCCGCCTCGACTCCCGTTCGGCTGCCAGGCATCTGCTGTCCGGGAGTACGTTCGACGCGCAGGAAGCGGCACGCTGCGGCCTGGTCACCGCGCTCGAAGCGGACCCGCGCGCCGCCGCGCACGGATACGCCACCGAACTGCTGGCCTGCGCCCCGCAAGCCCTGCGCGAAACCAAGGCGCTGCTCAATCATGGGATACTTCGCGCGTTCGAGGAGCGGGGTGCTGAACTCGTGTCCACCTCTGCCCGGCTGTTCGCCAGCCCGGCCGCCCAAGAGGGCATGGCTGCGTTCCTCGAACGGCGGCAGCCTTCGTGGGCAACCGACGATCAGTAGGGGCCGCCCGCGAACACCGCCCCAGGGAAGGACGAAACGACTCATGGTGAATGCGCCCAAACAGGACCGGAGCCGGCAGACGCACCGAAAGCTCATCGAGTGCACCATCCGCATCCTGGCCAGTAAGGGGCTGCAGGCGACCACCGTGAGTCTGGTGGCCGAAGAGGCGGGCGTCTCGCGCGGCGCCGCCCAACATCACTTCCCGACCCGCGAAGCGTTGATCAAGGAAGCCATCGAGCAGATCTCGGCCGAACGCACCGCAGTGCTGCGGGAAGCGATGGCCTCCTTGGACAGCGAGGGCGCGGGTGCCCCCGCCGAAGACGTGGCGCGCCTGGTCTTCGAAGTGTTCAGCGGCGACCTGTTCCATGCTGCGGTGCACGTGTGGGCAGCCGCAGCTAGCGACCAGAAGCTCAAAGAGATCATCATGCCGGCCGAGGCTCGGTACAACCGCGAGGTGTACGAGTTGACCGCCCGGGCGCTACACGCCGACCTCACAGATCGCCACACCCGGCGACTGCTGACCGTGCTGCTCGACCTCGGCCACGGCCTGGGACTGTCCTCCATGCTCATCGACCCGGGCGATCGGATCCAGCGTCACGTCGAGGCCTGCGGCGCGGTCCTGCAGGGCATCAAGCGCCTCGCCTGACCAACCGAGCATCAGCACACCGACACGGGCGGGGCAGGTCTGACCTGCCCCGCCCGTGCACTTCACCCCTGGTATCAGTCGCGGTAGACCGCGGAACCTTCGCCGTCCCACTGCTTGCGTAGCTCGCGTTTGAGGATTTTGCCGGTGGCATTGCGGGGTAGCTCTTCGACGAACTCGATGTGTTTGGGGCATTTGAAGTGCGCGAGGTGCTCTCGCAGCCAGTCGATGAGCTCCTGCTCGGTCAACCCCGAGTCCTGCGCGCGGGCGACGAAGGCGGTGACCGCTTCACCCCACACCTGGTCGGGTTTGCCGACGACGGCGACCTCCCGCACATCCGGGTGCCTGATGATTGCTTGTTCCACCTCGGCCGAGTACACGTTCTCCCCGCCGGTGATGACCATGTCCTTCTTGCGGTCGA
Protein-coding regions in this window:
- a CDS encoding TetR/AcrR family transcriptional regulator, with protein sequence MVNAPKQDRSRQTHRKLIECTIRILASKGLQATTVSLVAEEAGVSRGAAQHHFPTREALIKEAIEQISAERTAVLREAMASLDSEGAGAPAEDVARLVFEVFSGDLFHAAVHVWAAAASDQKLKEIIMPAEARYNREVYELTARALHADLTDRHTRRLLTVLLDLGHGLGLSSMLIDPGDRIQRHVEACGAVLQGIKRLA
- a CDS encoding enoyl-CoA hydratase family protein, which encodes MPIRYDQSNGVARITLDEPGRRNALSGQLIAEVTDHLQKADSQESVRSIVLDHEGNTFCSGADLTSASEGGIEVAATRFLGLLRLIVATPKPVIAVVDGHVRAGGMGLLSACDVAFASPGSTFGAPEPRIGVAPALIALTMLPRLDSRSAARHLLSGSTFDAQEAARCGLVTALEADPRAAAHGYATELLACAPQALRETKALLNHGILRAFEERGAELVSTSARLFASPAAQEGMAAFLERRQPSWATDDQ
- a CDS encoding acyl-CoA dehydrogenase family protein; the protein is MTTDAILHVTDTEEHAALKSAVRSLGSSYGLKYMIEKADAGEYPTELWREAGRMGFIGVNLPEQYGGGGAGISELAIVEEELSACGTGMLMLVVSPAIVGTIIAAFGSQEQKETWLPGIASGEFVASFAITEADAGTNSHNIASTARRVGGQWILKGNKTYISGVDQSDAVLYVANVVNDDGSRGKPALFMVPTDAQGFTANRIPMEVKLAEWQYQLFLDDVALPDSALIGSAESGLPQLFMGLNPERIMAAAMATGQARFSLDRAVDYAKERSVWGTPIGAHQGISHPLAQCRIELELARLMWQKAAALFDAGLHREAADCANMGKYAAGEISAKALDQAVQTLGGNGLSTEYGLARMYAASRLPRIAPISREMLLNYVGTTIMGLPRSY